The sequence AGAGTGGAGCGACCTCTGGGAGTCCAAGATGGACTACCAGCTGCGCGCCCTCGAGAAGCGCGAGCGCTTCATGGCGATCCGCGACCGGGTCGTCGCCCTCTATCAGGGCAACCGGCCGAAGCTCTTCGCGCAGCATCTGGACGACGCCGAGTACGCCCTCTTCGCCTTCGACGTCGAGCGTGCCAAACGCGCTCTCGAACAGGCCTGGAAGCTCGACCGGACGAACTACGAGCTGGCGCTCTTCCTGGGCGAGACCTGTTTCAACGAGGGCGACACCGAGGCGGCTCTCGCCTTCTTCCAGAAGGTGCTCGAAGTGAAGCCGGATCATTTCGAGGCGCTCGTCTTCTCCGGCGTCATTTTTCACGAGCAGGGCAACTTTCATCGCGCCGAGGGGCTGCTCAAGAAGGCGGTGGCCGAGTACCCCGACGCCTTCCTGCCGCACTTCAGCCTGGGTGCCGTCTACGCCGCTCACGGCGATCTCTCGCGCGCCGTCGCCTACCTCGAGCAGGCGAATCTGCTCGATCGCGTCCCGCAGGCTCTCTATCTGCTCGGCAACTGCCGCTACGAGATGGGCCAGGCGGCGCACGCCATCCGCAGCCTCCGCGAAGCGGTCCGGCTCGACCCAGCCTTCGAGGAGGCGCACTATCTCCTCGGGCTCGCCTATCTCGACCGGCACTGGAACAAGAAGGCGCTGGCGTCGTTCCGCGAAGCGCAACGGCTGAATCCCCGCCGCCTGCGCTATCAGGATCTCGTGCAGTTCCTGTCGGGCCGGACCGGCGCGCCGCTGCCGGAGGTGGGCACCGAAGCGGCGCGCTATATGGCGAAGGCGGAGGAGCATCGGGCGCGCGGCGAACGCGACCGCGCTCTCTCGAGCTACCAGAAGGCGCTCGACGCCGAGCCCGAGAATCCGACCCTGCTGATGTCGTTCGCGATGCTCTGCCTCTCCATGGATCGATGGGAGGAGCTCGAGTCCGCTACGCGACGGGTGCTCGAGCTGAACCCCGGCGAGATGCTGCGCGCGACGGCGTCGGCCGCCCTGATCGCCGCTCTCAGGAGCGGCGGCAAGTTCCGCGAAGGCAACCGCATCGGCAAGCTCCTCCTGCAGGAGGGGGCGAGCAACTTCACGCGCACCATCGCCTACTTCGAGATGGCCTACAACCTCGCCGAAATGGAGGAGGACCTCGACCAGGCGCTGGAGTATGCGCAGCAGGCGCTCGACCTCGCGCCGGACGAGCTCAAGCAGTTTCCCCTGGCGGCGATGGGCTGGGTTCATTACAAGCGCAAGGAGTACGATCAGGCGGTCGAGTGCCTGGCGAAGTCGAACGAGCTCGGCTCGTCGCCGACGACGCTCACCCACCTCGGGATGGCACACCTCGCCTCGGGAAACGAGGAGAAGGCGCGCGGAGCCTTCGGCCGGGCGCGGAGCCTCGAACCGCGCGTCGGCGCGCTGGAAGAGAAGATGATGGAATGCATGCGCGACTCGTCGCGTCTGCTCGAACGCGTGCAGCAGCGGCAGAAGCGATAGCGGCAGAAACGAAGCAGTTCCTTTCCGAAACCCCGGTGACCCTGTGACTCCCAAGACCGAAACCTCGCGCCCGACGACTCCCCCCACCCGCTGGTCCCAGACCTATCTCTTCACCACGCGCGAAGTGCCGAACGACGCCGAAGTGATCTCCCACCAGCTGATGGTGCGGGCCGGCATGATCCGCAAGCTCGCCGCCGGCATCTATACCTACCT is a genomic window of Thermoanaerobaculia bacterium containing:
- a CDS encoding tetratricopeptide repeat protein; amino-acid sequence: MPTAEGLPSVFCQVCGAGNSSDREFCARCHQKLMVISGAAGGESEQFDSERGADFSLDEHLLERISILEEAVKRTAETAQKLVAAVQKQEKNLLVSQTGFATLRELLERRRLVGREEWSDLWESKMDYQLRALEKRERFMAIRDRVVALYQGNRPKLFAQHLDDAEYALFAFDVERAKRALEQAWKLDRTNYELALFLGETCFNEGDTEAALAFFQKVLEVKPDHFEALVFSGVIFHEQGNFHRAEGLLKKAVAEYPDAFLPHFSLGAVYAAHGDLSRAVAYLEQANLLDRVPQALYLLGNCRYEMGQAAHAIRSLREAVRLDPAFEEAHYLLGLAYLDRHWNKKALASFREAQRLNPRRLRYQDLVQFLSGRTGAPLPEVGTEAARYMAKAEEHRARGERDRALSSYQKALDAEPENPTLLMSFAMLCLSMDRWEELESATRRVLELNPGEMLRATASAALIAALRSGGKFREGNRIGKLLLQEGASNFTRTIAYFEMAYNLAEMEEDLDQALEYAQQALDLAPDELKQFPLAAMGWVHYKRKEYDQAVECLAKSNELGSSPTTLTHLGMAHLASGNEEKARGAFGRARSLEPRVGALEEKMMECMRDSSRLLERVQQRQKR